One window of Leptolyngbyaceae cyanobacterium genomic DNA carries:
- a CDS encoding prohibitin family protein: MHKAKINPVDSIMPLSLYITGGIALLLGAIIFRPFVIINAGERGVVMSFGKVQDTVLNEGIHPILPVVTSVKKLSVRVQKNDFQTDAASKDLQQVKADIAVNWHINPTEVNKVYQRVGDNEQIVNGIMTPAISEVLKAATAKKTAEEIITKRTELKTEIDQGLKTRLAAYGIGVDDVSLVNFGFSPEFTKAIESKQIAEQEAKQAEYIALKASKEAQGEINRAKGQAEAQRLLRENLTPQILQKQAIEKWDGRFPTVMSGNGALPFINVNPQNLAPPAPKN; the protein is encoded by the coding sequence ATGCACAAAGCTAAAATCAACCCAGTCGATTCTATCATGCCCCTATCTTTATATATTACGGGCGGTATCGCCCTATTATTAGGAGCAATTATTTTTCGACCTTTTGTAATTATTAACGCCGGAGAAAGAGGCGTTGTCATGAGCTTTGGAAAAGTTCAAGACACTGTTTTAAACGAAGGCATACATCCTATTTTACCAGTTGTTACTTCAGTCAAAAAACTCAGCGTCCGCGTCCAAAAAAATGATTTTCAGACCGACGCAGCATCCAAAGACTTACAACAAGTAAAAGCAGATATTGCAGTTAACTGGCACATCAACCCAACCGAAGTAAATAAAGTTTATCAAAGAGTTGGCGATAACGAACAAATAGTCAACGGAATTATGACCCCGGCTATTTCGGAAGTTCTCAAAGCAGCAACCGCCAAAAAAACTGCTGAAGAAATCATTACTAAACGGACAGAACTAAAAACAGAAATAGACCAAGGTTTGAAAACTCGTTTAGCGGCTTATGGTATTGGCGTGGATGATGTTTCTTTGGTGAATTTCGGATTTTCTCCCGAATTTACTAAAGCAATTGAATCCAAACAAATAGCAGAACAAGAAGCGAAACAAGCCGAATATATAGCCTTAAAAGCATCTAAAGAAGCGCAGGGAGAAATTAACCGCGCCAAAGGACAAGCCGAAGCACAAAGATTATTGCGGGAAAATTTAACACCCCAAATTCTCCAAAAACAAGCTATAGAAAAATGGGATGGGCGCTTTCCAACGGTCATGAGCGGTAATGGTGCTTTACCATTTATCAATGTTAATCCTCAGAATTTGGCTCCACCCGCCCCAAAAAATTAA
- a CDS encoding TPM domain-containing protein, with protein MTPIAFKLKQSLYVSLLSMTAIAVSLPALAVRVEQVPNPRQVYGGWVTDMAGILSDSTEKQLNQIISQLEATNGSEIAVVTVPETKPSATPKQFATSLFNYWGIGKAGKNNGVLVLISHNERRIEIETGSGIQTILPNSKVSNIIEQQIKPQFKQGNFDGGTLAGTQALVVVLQKNTPLSVSVPISSTATPNIAYSNPTVYETAKNSDILGLIGWLTGISGCGVLGAIAYRKLQRPTYVQAQGRSRTNSWFKKPLHCINCQKPMKKLDSSSVKPYLSKEEQVAKKIGSLTFEAWQCANCYSTVNELPFHIRAYENNTGEFSTCHNCEELTVTRHQKILQSATQYSEGIKLITYQCHCCDYSYEQEKIIPRLPTYENNNHNNDYNSNSYSSNSNSYSSDSSSSSFGGGSSDGGGAGGSW; from the coding sequence ATGACACCTATTGCATTTAAACTTAAACAATCTTTATACGTTAGCTTGCTAAGTATGACGGCGATCGCAGTTAGCTTACCAGCCTTAGCAGTAAGAGTAGAACAAGTACCTAATCCCCGACAAGTTTATGGCGGTTGGGTAACCGATATGGCTGGTATATTAAGCGATTCAACTGAAAAACAACTCAACCAAATTATTTCTCAATTAGAAGCAACCAACGGTAGCGAAATTGCCGTAGTAACCGTACCAGAAACTAAACCTTCTGCCACTCCTAAACAGTTTGCCACATCCTTATTTAACTATTGGGGTATTGGCAAAGCAGGGAAAAACAATGGGGTACTCGTTTTAATTTCTCACAACGAACGCCGCATCGAAATTGAAACAGGTTCGGGAATTCAAACCATTTTACCTAATAGCAAAGTTAGCAATATTATCGAACAGCAAATCAAACCGCAATTTAAACAAGGGAATTTTGATGGGGGTACGTTAGCAGGAACGCAAGCATTAGTAGTAGTTTTACAAAAAAACACACCACTATCTGTTTCCGTTCCGATTTCTTCAACTGCTACTCCCAACATAGCTTACTCAAATCCCACTGTTTATGAAACAGCTAAAAACTCTGATATACTAGGTTTAATTGGTTGGCTAACTGGCATTAGTGGTTGTGGAGTATTAGGTGCGATCGCATATCGAAAACTTCAACGTCCCACTTACGTACAAGCACAAGGACGATCGCGTACAAATAGTTGGTTCAAAAAGCCTTTGCATTGCATTAATTGCCAAAAACCAATGAAAAAGCTAGACTCTTCTTCCGTCAAACCTTACCTTAGCAAAGAAGAGCAAGTTGCCAAAAAAATTGGTAGCCTTACATTTGAAGCTTGGCAGTGTGCTAACTGTTATTCAACAGTCAACGAACTACCATTTCATATTCGGGCTTACGAAAATAATACAGGTGAATTTAGCACTTGTCATAATTGCGAAGAATTAACCGTCACTCGTCACCAAAAAATTCTTCAATCTGCCACTCAATATTCAGAAGGAATTAAACTGATTACTTATCAGTGTCACTGCTGTGATTATAGTTACGAACAGGAAAAAATTATTCCTCGTCTTCCTACTTATGAAAACAACAATCATAACAATGACTACAATAGTAATAGCTATAGCAGCAATAGTAATAGCTATAGCAGCGATAGTAGTAGCAGCAGCTTTGGCGGTGGTAGTAGTGACGGAGGTGGCGCAGGCGGCAGTTGGTAA
- a CDS encoding ATP-binding protein: MLFKFPPLKSVNHLINKVYAKMPLRTVLIVPFVLQICGAVGLVGIVSFANQQKAVENLANQLGSEISDRIGQHLDNYLATPKQINQVNVDAINLNLLNLSQFESSGKYFWRQMRIFNVGYISFANPQGEYIGIERLDNGTLLINEVTSKQGLGKLHIYSSDEQGNRRKLIQIKPGYDPHLEAWYDDAVKAGKPLWSQIYQWEDKPEVISIAASYPVHDQQHKFLGVISVDLLLSQINQYLTNLQVAKSGRTFILEKSGKIVANSGKSLPYKIVNGQAGRLLGEDSQDKLVSLTTQFLRQRYRSLGFIVGKQQLSFTHDGERYFVQIKNWRDDLGLDWLIVVVVPEADFMEEINANTRITIILCLLALLMAIQIGVVTSRWVIQPILQLNNTAKKIAQGEWEQITEINRDDELGQLAKSFNIMAQKLKELFNTLEFNNEELNVLNEALSESQHQVTRFLEAIPVGVMIIDAQGIPYYINNTGKHLLNQGLVKEVRAEKLSEIYQFYRAGTKEIYPSQELPIFRALQGEKIRVDDLELHQKEQIIPLEALGTPIYDDNGNILYAIATFSDITKRKEAEKLLAEYNRILESQVKRRTQELLQAIDKLKITQKQLIQSQKNAAQGRKAAEQASLAKSEFLANMSHELRTPLNAILGFTQLMSQDTSLGTEHQNSLAIINRAGAHLLNLINDILEMTKIEAGRTNLNLSSFDLHYMLTDVEAILHLRAVSKGLQIIFESAPDVPRFIQTDESKLRQVIINLLGNAIKFTETGMVRLGVSVDNIEQPEIDGKKLRLHFEVQDTGLGIAQEELKLLFAPFEQTETGKKTQQGTGLGLAISRKYVQLMGGEITVRSTPGIGSTFAFDIQVSQAIASDIPIKSELSQDKIIGLAPEQKEYRILVVDDSTDSRILLVKILEKLKFKVLEATNGQEAIAQWQSWHPHLILMDIQMPIMDGYQATREIKSKTITSGEPENTVIIALTASVFEEEWQKMLASGCDDLIRKPFTQELLLEKIREHLGVKYINQSKITNLPDANQATHTLTSESQLWQYLEKMPSDWLENMHNAAASCSDELILDLLQQVPPEQSIICQILQNLAHNYQFEKIMELTKTRG, encoded by the coding sequence ATGTTATTCAAATTTCCACCCCTCAAATCTGTAAATCACTTGATTAACAAAGTTTATGCCAAAATGCCGTTAAGAACAGTCTTGATAGTCCCTTTTGTACTACAAATTTGTGGTGCAGTAGGACTAGTAGGCATTGTTTCTTTTGCCAACCAGCAAAAAGCAGTTGAAAATTTGGCGAATCAGTTAGGCAGCGAAATTAGCGATCGCATCGGACAGCACTTAGATAATTATTTAGCTACTCCTAAGCAAATAAATCAAGTCAATGTAGATGCAATTAATCTAAATTTGCTCAATCTTTCTCAATTTGAAAGCAGTGGAAAATATTTTTGGCGACAAATGCGGATATTTAATGTGGGTTATATTAGCTTTGCTAATCCCCAAGGTGAATATATTGGCATTGAAAGATTAGATAATGGAACTTTACTAATTAACGAAGTTACTAGCAAACAGGGATTAGGTAAGCTACACATTTACAGTTCAGACGAGCAAGGAAACCGCCGTAAATTAATACAAATTAAACCAGGTTATGATCCACATCTAGAAGCTTGGTATGACGATGCAGTCAAAGCTGGTAAACCTCTTTGGAGTCAGATTTATCAATGGGAAGATAAACCAGAAGTAATATCAATTGCTGCTAGTTACCCAGTTCATGACCAACAGCATAAATTCTTAGGAGTAATTAGTGTTGATTTATTATTATCTCAAATTAATCAATACTTAACTAATTTACAAGTAGCTAAATCTGGGAGAACTTTTATTTTAGAAAAATCTGGAAAAATAGTAGCTAATTCTGGAAAATCTCTACCATATAAGATAGTTAATGGTCAAGCTGGACGTTTATTAGGAGAAGATAGTCAAGATAAATTAGTGAGTTTAACCACGCAGTTTTTACGTCAACGTTACCGCAGTTTAGGCTTTATTGTGGGTAAGCAACAACTGAGCTTTACTCATGATGGAGAGCGTTATTTTGTGCAAATCAAAAATTGGCGCGATGATTTAGGTTTAGATTGGTTAATTGTGGTGGTAGTTCCAGAAGCCGATTTTATGGAAGAGATTAATGCCAACACTCGCATCACAATTATCCTCTGTTTATTGGCTTTGTTAATGGCTATCCAGATTGGTGTTGTTACAAGTCGCTGGGTAATTCAACCAATTCTCCAACTAAATAATACAGCTAAGAAAATTGCTCAAGGAGAATGGGAGCAAATTACAGAAATTAACCGTGATGATGAATTAGGACAGTTGGCTAAATCATTCAATATCATGGCACAAAAGCTAAAAGAGTTATTTAATACTTTGGAGTTCAATAATGAAGAATTAAATGTTTTAAATGAAGCTTTATCTGAAAGCCAACATCAAGTAACTAGGTTTTTGGAAGCTATACCAGTTGGTGTCATGATCATAGATGCTCAAGGTATACCTTATTATATTAATAATACTGGTAAGCATCTACTTAATCAAGGATTAGTAAAAGAAGTTAGGGCTGAAAAATTATCGGAGATTTATCAGTTTTATCGAGCAGGAACAAAAGAAATTTATCCTAGTCAGGAATTGCCGATTTTTAGAGCATTACAGGGAGAAAAAATTAGAGTTGATGATCTAGAACTGCACCAAAAGGAGCAGATTATTCCTCTAGAAGCTTTAGGAACACCTATTTATGATGACAATGGAAATATTCTCTACGCGATCGCTACTTTTTCTGATATAACTAAACGCAAAGAAGCTGAAAAACTTTTAGCTGAATATAATCGTATTTTAGAATCCCAAGTTAAACGGCGAACTCAAGAACTATTACAAGCCATTGATAAATTAAAAATTACACAAAAACAATTAATTCAATCACAAAAAAATGCTGCCCAAGGACGAAAAGCCGCAGAACAAGCCAGCCTGGCTAAAAGTGAATTTCTGGCTAATATGAGTCATGAACTGCGTACACCTCTCAATGCGATTCTTGGCTTTACCCAACTTATGAGCCAAGATACTTCCCTGGGTACTGAACATCAAAATAGTTTAGCAATTATTAATCGGGCTGGAGCGCATTTACTCAACTTAATTAATGATATTCTAGAAATGACAAAAATCGAAGCTGGTAGGACTAACCTTAATCTGAGTAGCTTTGATTTACATTATATGCTCACAGATGTAGAAGCAATCTTGCATTTAAGAGCAGTTTCTAAAGGCTTACAAATAATTTTTGAATCTGCCCCAGATGTCCCCCGCTTTATTCAAACAGATGAAAGTAAACTCCGACAAGTAATTATTAATTTGTTGGGAAATGCGATTAAATTTACTGAAACTGGCATGGTAAGATTAGGAGTTTCAGTTGATAATATAGAGCAGCCAGAAATTGATGGCAAAAAACTGAGACTTCACTTTGAAGTTCAAGATACTGGTTTAGGTATTGCTCAGGAAGAACTTAAGTTGTTATTTGCACCTTTTGAACAAACGGAAACAGGGAAAAAAACTCAGCAGGGAACTGGGTTAGGACTAGCAATTAGTCGTAAGTATGTACAATTAATGGGAGGTGAAATTACTGTTAGGAGTACTCCGGGAATTGGTAGTACATTTGCTTTTGATATTCAAGTTAGCCAAGCTATTGCCAGTGATATTCCCATTAAATCAGAGCTAAGTCAAGACAAAATTATTGGTTTAGCACCTGAGCAAAAAGAATATAGAATTTTAGTGGTTGATGATTCTACAGATAGCCGTATTTTATTAGTAAAGATACTAGAAAAACTAAAATTTAAGGTATTAGAAGCTACTAACGGTCAAGAGGCGATCGCCCAATGGCAATCTTGGCATCCCCATCTAATTTTGATGGATATACAGATGCCAATAATGGATGGTTATCAAGCCACAAGGGAAATCAAAAGCAAAACTATTACCTCTGGTGAGCCAGAGAATACAGTTATTATCGCCTTGACTGCTAGTGTTTTTGAAGAAGAATGGCAAAAAATGTTAGCTAGTGGTTGTGATGATTTAATTCGCAAACCCTTTACACAAGAATTATTACTGGAAAAAATCCGTGAGCATCTTGGTGTAAAATATATCAATCAGTCTAAAATAACTAATCTACCAGATGCAAATCAAGCCACACACACACTTACTAGCGAATCACAACTTTGGCAGTATTTAGAGAAAATGCCGTCAGATTGGTTGGAAAATATGCATAATGCGGCAGCAAGCTGTAGTGATGAACTAATTTTAGACTTATTACAGCAAGTTCCACCAGAACAAAGTATAATCTGTCAAATTTTGCAAAACTTAGCTCATAATTACCAGTTTGAAAAAATTATGGAACTAACTAAAACTAGAGGCTAA
- a CDS encoding prohibitin family protein: MKSSNFSYLAAGILILLLVVGIIFKPFVIINAGERGVVMQFGQVQQKILPEGIHPIIPIVNTVQTLSVRVQKHQIPAQAASKDLQDVFTDVALNWHVLPEKANLIFQQIGNEREVVQRIINPAIEEVLKAVMALYTAEQIITKRGEVKAGIDEQLTLRLSQYNIAVDDISLVNIHFSQRFSEAVEAKQIAEQEAKRAEFIALKAAQEAQAEINRAKGQAEAQRLLRENLTAQILQKQAIEKWDGHFPTVLGGNGALPFINIKPGELSTSLPQ; encoded by the coding sequence ATGAAATCTAGTAATTTTTCTTACCTTGCCGCAGGGATACTAATATTACTATTAGTGGTAGGAATTATCTTTAAGCCCTTCGTAATAATTAATGCTGGCGAACGAGGGGTAGTCATGCAGTTCGGTCAAGTTCAGCAAAAAATACTACCAGAAGGAATACACCCGATTATTCCCATTGTAAATACCGTACAAACTTTGAGCGTTCGGGTACAAAAGCACCAAATTCCCGCTCAGGCTGCTTCTAAAGACCTCCAGGATGTGTTTACCGATGTTGCTCTGAACTGGCACGTTTTACCCGAAAAAGCCAATCTAATTTTTCAGCAGATTGGTAATGAAAGAGAGGTAGTGCAAAGAATTATCAATCCGGCAATTGAAGAAGTCCTCAAAGCAGTGATGGCTTTATATACTGCCGAACAAATTATCACCAAAAGAGGAGAAGTCAAAGCAGGAATTGACGAGCAATTAACTTTGCGGTTGTCTCAGTATAATATTGCCGTAGATGATATTTCTTTGGTTAATATTCACTTTTCCCAAAGATTTAGCGAGGCGGTGGAAGCCAAACAAATTGCCGAACAAGAAGCAAAACGGGCAGAATTTATTGCTTTAAAAGCTGCCCAAGAAGCACAGGCAGAAATTAACCGCGCTAAAGGACAAGCCGAAGCACAAAGATTGCTGAGGGAAAATTTAACGGCGCAAATTCTCCAAAAGCAAGCAATAGAAAAATGGGATGGACATTTTCCGACGGTTTTAGGTGGCAACGGTGCATTACCATTTATTAATATAAAACCTGGTGAATTATCTACTTCATTACCGCAGTGA
- the prmA gene encoding 50S ribosomal protein L11 methyltransferase — translation MANSWWELQILCELALEDSIFWRLEKFGCRGTASETKGHSSLVRAYVPQEQAHLLDLAALSLWLRQDALMLGLPIPVIKWSLIDEEDWASSWKAHWQPQEVGDRFLISPAWLSPTVSDRILLRLDPGLAFGTGTHATTQLCLESLEMRLSDEENQIVVADIGCGSGILSVGAILLGAKKVYAVDTDPIAVRSTRSNRTLNRIPAPRLIVEQGSVDRLTEILDGPVDGITCNILAEVIIDLIPQMSEITKPNSWGILSGILLDQTKPVADVLEQHGWTIATLWRRQDWCCFNIRRS, via the coding sequence ATGGCAAACAGCTGGTGGGAACTGCAAATTCTCTGCGAACTAGCCCTAGAGGATTCTATCTTCTGGCGGCTAGAAAAATTTGGCTGTCGGGGAACCGCCAGTGAGACAAAAGGGCATTCCTCTTTAGTGAGGGCTTACGTTCCACAGGAACAGGCGCATCTTTTGGATTTGGCTGCCCTTTCTCTGTGGCTGCGTCAAGATGCTCTGATGTTGGGTCTGCCAATACCGGTAATTAAATGGAGTTTGATTGACGAGGAAGATTGGGCGAGTAGCTGGAAGGCGCATTGGCAGCCGCAAGAAGTTGGCGATCGCTTTTTAATTTCCCCAGCATGGCTATCACCAACCGTTAGCGATCGCATTTTGCTGCGTCTCGATCCCGGACTCGCCTTCGGTACTGGCACTCATGCTACCACTCAGCTTTGCTTGGAATCTTTGGAAATGCGGCTGAGTGACGAAGAAAATCAAATCGTAGTGGCAGATATCGGCTGCGGATCGGGTATTTTATCTGTCGGGGCGATTCTTTTGGGTGCGAAAAAGGTTTATGCCGTCGATACCGATCCGATCGCAGTTCGTTCTACCCGCAGCAATCGCACCTTGAACCGCATACCTGCCCCGCGTTTAATCGTCGAACAAGGAAGTGTCGATCGTCTAACAGAAATTTTAGATGGCCCGGTAGACGGCATTACTTGCAATATTTTAGCCGAGGTAATTATCGATTTGATTCCCCAAATGAGCGAAATTACCAAACCTAATAGTTGGGGTATTCTCAGCGGTATTTTATTAGATCAAACTAAACCAGTCGCCGATGTACTCGAACAACATGGTTGGACGATCGCTACTCTCTGGCGTCGCCAAGATTGGTGCTGTTTTAACATTCGACGCAGTTGA